GCCCCAGCACCAGCAGTTCGTCTCCTGCCTCCACCACGATCGTCCGATCCTTCAGCCCACCACGCTGATTGACCGTCACACGGCCGGCGACGTCGCCCTTGAGTCGCTCGCTCACCTCGAGCGAGAACTGCGACTCGAGCTGCCCCCGGCGTTCGGTCGACCCGATCGACTCGACCACCCGCCCGAAGAAGATGTCGGTTGCCGCCCCCGCAACCGCCGCCGGATCATCACGGTCGATCACGCTGCTGGACTGGAGGTACGAGGTGGACGGCGGAGACGCGCCCGGGACCAGAGGCGGCCCTTCCTCCGGCGAACAGGCTACCGCCATTCCCAAGACCGCGAGCACTCCAAGTGACACCCGTCCCGCCGAACGCCGACCACTCTTTCCGATCACTTCACCACCCCCACTTGTAACGGTATACAGCCTTGTCGAGCCCCTGCAGCGTGCTGACCTGCCTGGTGCCGTCCGATGGCCCCATGATTTGCGAATCACACGAATGATCCAGTCCCAGTGCATGTCCCAGCTCATGGATCAGTACCACTCGGCGCTGGGTATCACTGTATCGATCCGTGTACGCGCGGTTGAGTTTGATCTGGTCGGGTAGCGCTCCGAAGTTCTGGTACTGCCCAGAATAGGTCTCATCCGGAAGGTTCACCTCGTTGACGGTCAGGTCGTATCCCACTGCGCCGGACTGTTTGACGTTGATCGCGCTCATGGTGTTCCACTCAGCGACGGCGCCGCGCCATGCATCGATCGATCTTTGATCGGTGAACGCGGCGGAATACGCGATCTCCCGTCCGTCAACCGAGTTATAAGGCAGTTGGTATCCCTCGATGCCGGTGACCAGGATACCGCCCTGGAATCTCTGCGCGTACTGACCACAGCCCGGTTGCTGAGTGTCCTCGATCGGGTAGCCGTATACACCGTTTTCCCATTCGGACCGTGCCCAGTACTCGGCGATCGGGGTGCGGACGATGCGAGCACCGGTCGTTGGATGCCAATAGATCAGACCGCCCTCGAACCCTTGGCCACGGCCGTCATTTTTCGTTACGTACTCGTCAGACTTGGGGAAGCCCATCACTCCGTTCTCCCAATCCGACTGCGCCCACTTGTCTCGAATCAGGCCCCACGTCGGGTGCACACCGGTCGGGCCGGACCAGTGGATCGAGCCGCCTTCGAAATTGTTGAAGCGCCCAGGTTTACGGGTTGGCAGTTCGCGTGTTGTCGGATACCTGAGTGCTCCGTTCTCCCAGCCGAGTTCGCCCCATTTATCGCGAATGGCGCCACCGATCTGGTTTGCTCGCCCATCCGAGACGCGCGGGTGCCAGTAGATCGAACTGCCTCTTTCGAACGCTTGCCACCGTCCCCCGCGCGCGGCGTCGGACTCGGGATCGGTCGCGTTACCGAAGAATGGAAAATCTCCGGCAGCGCGAAACTCGGCGAGTATGGCCCCTCCGACGCAATG
This genomic stretch from Nocardia brasiliensis ATCC 700358 harbors:
- a CDS encoding matrixin family metalloprotease; translation: MVFACRTNVRKRRDQHRYTRIAAILTTITALVAGMAAVAASPAFADPRCPNDDPWYGHCVGGAILAEFRAAGDFPFFGNATDPESDAARGGRWQAFERGSSIYWHPRVSDGRANQIGGAIRDKWGELGWENGALRYPTTRELPTRKPGRFNNFEGGSIHWSGPTGVHPTWGLIRDKWAQSDWENGVMGFPKSDEYVTKNDGRGQGFEGGLIYWHPTTGARIVRTPIAEYWARSEWENGVYGYPIEDTQQPGCGQYAQRFQGGILVTGIEGYQLPYNSVDGREIAYSAAFTDQRSIDAWRGAVAEWNTMSAINVKQSGAVGYDLTVNEVNLPDETYSGQYQNFGALPDQIKLNRAYTDRYSDTQRRVVLIHELGHALGLDHSCDSQIMGPSDGTRQVSTLQGLDKAVYRYKWGW